A genomic region of Candidatus Limnocylindrales bacterium contains the following coding sequences:
- a CDS encoding formylglycine-generating enzyme family protein, protein MIKNYLSSPIYDSTRPSFQCLVFNFLCPFLFLVIVTFSGKDYPAAWAETGWYGESLPKGLSKGTVYGEYLHQKDNAIMVYVPAGSFLRGTSQAQVKILQQQFGNHYAVETPQRWIYLSSYYIDKFEVTNQQYARFLKALENEGHRSCHPDEPAQKNHTPTYWQDARLKGADYPVTGVDWYDAYAYCHWAGKHLPTEAQWEKAARGTDGREFPWGDKWEASYSNNAESTFGQTFLSKKQWMDLLSRLHLDELKVLTKPVGSFPQGVSPYGAHDMAGNVWEWCQDSYQKDYYRESPSRDPSGPSPSEYKVLRGGCWDSDRTRVRTAYRNYDILTDRHLEIGFRCAQ, encoded by the coding sequence ATCTTCCCCGATCTACGATTCAACCCGGCCGTCGTTTCAATGCCTGGTTTTCAATTTTCTCTGCCCTTTTCTCTTTCTGGTTATTGTTACCTTCTCAGGAAAAGACTATCCTGCAGCCTGGGCTGAGACAGGCTGGTATGGGGAGAGTTTGCCGAAGGGCCTGTCTAAAGGAACAGTCTATGGAGAATATCTCCACCAAAAAGATAACGCTATCATGGTCTATGTACCTGCCGGTTCCTTTTTACGGGGAACTTCACAGGCTCAGGTTAAAATCCTGCAACAACAATTTGGGAATCACTACGCAGTCGAAACCCCTCAACGTTGGATCTATCTGAGTTCTTATTATATAGATAAGTTTGAGGTTACCAACCAACAATATGCCCGATTCTTGAAAGCTTTGGAAAACGAAGGGCATCGGTCCTGCCATCCCGATGAACCTGCCCAAAAGAACCATACCCCCACTTATTGGCAGGATGCTCGCCTGAAGGGAGCTGACTATCCTGTCACAGGTGTAGATTGGTATGATGCTTACGCATATTGTCACTGGGCCGGCAAACATCTTCCTACTGAAGCGCAATGGGAAAAAGCTGCCAGGGGGACCGATGGTCGGGAATTCCCTTGGGGAGATAAATGGGAGGCTTCCTATTCTAACAATGCCGAATCCACCTTTGGACAAACCTTCCTCAGCAAAAAACAGTGGATGGATCTACTCAGTCGGCTCCATCTCGATGAACTGAAAGTTCTTACAAAACCGGTCGGGAGTTTTCCTCAGGGGGTCAGTCCTTACGGAGCCCATGATATGGCCGGAAATGTATGGGAATGGTGCCAGGATTCTTATCAGAAAGATTATTATCGGGAATCTCCTTCTCGAGATCCATCCGGACCTTCTCCTTCAGAGTATAAGGTCTTGCGAGGGGGGTGCTGGGACAGTGATCGGACAAGGGTAAGAACAGCCTATAGAAATTACGATATTTTAACCGATCGCCATCTGGAGATCGGATTCCGCTGCGCCCAATAG